A region from the Fundulus heteroclitus isolate FHET01 chromosome 22, MU-UCD_Fhet_4.1, whole genome shotgun sequence genome encodes:
- the prkn gene encoding E3 ubiquitin-protein ligase parkin isoform X1 — protein MIVFVRYNLAPGVAVELQAEARVAELKELVGRQQGVPPQELRVLFAGRELQSSASLQGCDLPEQSTVHVVLPPPDSSSSQLLLLQERLAVGREAERDRLTTLDLSSSRLPATCSGLAVILDGAGGGPTGEGQRREQQAAAPAGTRGTFFVYCKCCSSIQSGKLRVRCRSCRQMTLTLSRGPSCWDDVLLPGRIHGVCQSNGCQGHEAEFYMKCASHPTSEDDISVALDLILSNTRSVPCIGCTDVTDVVLVFQCLDRHVICLDCFHRYCQTRLNERQFVYDPVIGYSLPCAAGCQNSLIKEVHHFRILGDDQYGRYLQYGAEECLLTMGGMMCPSPGCGAGLLPPDGSRRVECDRRLGCGFVFCRDCREGYHEGPCEVLVAPPTGDASQGFVVGEEASQRGRWEQASLLLIQESTKPCPRCSVPVERNGGCMHMQCSLCRAEWCWLCGVPWNRDCMGNHWFG, from the exons ATGATCG TGTTTGTGCGGTACAACCTGGCGCCCGGCGTGGCCGTGGAGCTGCAGGCGGAGGCCAGGGTGGCTGAGCTGAAGGAGCTGGTGGGGCGTCAGCAGGGAGTCCCTCCTCAGGAGCTCCGGGTTCTGTTTGCCGGCAGGGAGCTGCAAAGCTCCGCCTCCCTCCAG GGTTGTGACCTGCCTGAGCAGAGCACAGTCCATGTGGTGCTCCCCCCTCCcgactcctcctcctcccagctgctcctgctgcaggaGCGCCTGGCTGTGGGGAGGGAGGCGGAGCGGGACCGGCTGACCACGCTGGACCTCAGCTCTTCACGGCTTCCTGCCACCTGCTCAGGGCTGGCCGTCATCCTCGATGGGGCAGGAGGAGGACCGACAGGTGAAGGCCAGAGGAGAGAGCAGCAGGCTGCAGCTCCAGCAG GTACCCGTGGTACGTTCTTTGTGTACTGTAAATGCTGCTCTTCCATCCAGTCGGGGAAACTTCGTGTTCGCTGTAGGAGTTGCAGACAGATGACGCTGACACTCAGCAGG GGTCCGTCCTGCTGGGACGACGTTCTTCTCCCCGGACGAATCCATGGCGTCTGTCAGTCTAACGGCTGTCAGGGCCATGAGGCG GAGTTCTACATGAAATGTGCGTCTCACCCGACATCAGAGGACGACATCTCTGTGGCTCTGGACCTCATCCTGTCCAACACCAGGAGCGTGCCCTGCATCGGCTGCACCGACGTCAC GGACGTGGTTCTGGTCTTCCAGTGTTTGGACCGTCATGTGATCTGCCTTGACTGTTTCCATCGGTACTGCCAGACTCGGCTGAATGAGCGACAGTTTGTGTACGACCCAGTGATTGGATACTCACTGCCATGTGCAG CTGGCTGCCAAAACTCACTGATCAAAGAGGTGCATCACTTTAGGATCCTGGGAGATGATCAG TACGGCCGGTACCTGCAGTATGGCGCCGAGGAGTGTCTGCTGACCATGGGAGGAATGATGTGTCCCTCACCTGGCTGTGGGGCGGGGCTCCTCCCACCTGACGGCAGCAGGAGGGTGGAGTGCGACAGACGGCTGGGCTGCGGCTTTGTCTTCTGCAGGGACTGCAGGGAGGGTTACCACGAGGGGCCGTGTGAGGTCCTGGTAGCCCCGCCCACAGGTGACGCCTCACAG GGTTTtgtggtgggggaggaagcgtCTCAGAGAGGCCGATGGGAGCAGGCGTCTCTGCTGCTCATCCAGGAGTCGACTAAACCGTGCCCCCGCTGTTCGGTTCCTGTGGAGAGAAACG GCGGCTGCATGCACATGCAGTGCTCTCTGTGCAGAGCAGAGTGGTGCTGGCTCTGCGGCGTTCCCTGGAACAGAGACTGCATGGGAAACCACTGGTTTGGATAG
- the prkn gene encoding E3 ubiquitin-protein ligase parkin isoform X3, whose product MCALCIQVCVLCMQVYSTLYPDVCTLYAGVCTLYPGVCTLYPCVCTFYAGVCTLYAGTRGTFFVYCKCCSSIQSGKLRVRCRSCRQMTLTLSRGPSCWDDVLLPGRIHGVCQSNGCQGHEAEFYMKCASHPTSEDDISVALDLILSNTRSVPCIGCTDVTDVVLVFQCLDRHVICLDCFHRYCQTRLNERQFVYDPVIGYSLPCAAGCQNSLIKEVHHFRILGDDQYGRYLQYGAEECLLTMGGMMCPSPGCGAGLLPPDGSRRVECDRRLGCGFVFCRDCREGYHEGPCEVLVAPPTGDASQGFVVGEEASQRGRWEQASLLLIQESTKPCPRCSVPVERNGGCMHMQCSLCRAEWCWLCGVPWNRDCMGNHWFG is encoded by the exons ATGTGTgcactctgtatccaggtgtgtgtactctgtatGCAGGTGTATAGCACTCTGTATCCAGATGTGTGCACTCTGTatgcaggtgtgtgtactctgtatccag gtgtgtgtacttTATATCCATGTGTGTGTACTTTTTatgcaggtgtgtgtactctttaTGCAGGTACCCGTGGTACGTTCTTTGTGTACTGTAAATGCTGCTCTTCCATCCAGTCGGGGAAACTTCGTGTTCGCTGTAGGAGTTGCAGACAGATGACGCTGACACTCAGCAGG GGTCCGTCCTGCTGGGACGACGTTCTTCTCCCCGGACGAATCCATGGCGTCTGTCAGTCTAACGGCTGTCAGGGCCATGAGGCG GAGTTCTACATGAAATGTGCGTCTCACCCGACATCAGAGGACGACATCTCTGTGGCTCTGGACCTCATCCTGTCCAACACCAGGAGCGTGCCCTGCATCGGCTGCACCGACGTCAC GGACGTGGTTCTGGTCTTCCAGTGTTTGGACCGTCATGTGATCTGCCTTGACTGTTTCCATCGGTACTGCCAGACTCGGCTGAATGAGCGACAGTTTGTGTACGACCCAGTGATTGGATACTCACTGCCATGTGCAG CTGGCTGCCAAAACTCACTGATCAAAGAGGTGCATCACTTTAGGATCCTGGGAGATGATCAG TACGGCCGGTACCTGCAGTATGGCGCCGAGGAGTGTCTGCTGACCATGGGAGGAATGATGTGTCCCTCACCTGGCTGTGGGGCGGGGCTCCTCCCACCTGACGGCAGCAGGAGGGTGGAGTGCGACAGACGGCTGGGCTGCGGCTTTGTCTTCTGCAGGGACTGCAGGGAGGGTTACCACGAGGGGCCGTGTGAGGTCCTGGTAGCCCCGCCCACAGGTGACGCCTCACAG GGTTTtgtggtgggggaggaagcgtCTCAGAGAGGCCGATGGGAGCAGGCGTCTCTGCTGCTCATCCAGGAGTCGACTAAACCGTGCCCCCGCTGTTCGGTTCCTGTGGAGAGAAACG GCGGCTGCATGCACATGCAGTGCTCTCTGTGCAGAGCAGAGTGGTGCTGGCTCTGCGGCGTTCCCTGGAACAGAGACTGCATGGGAAACCACTGGTTTGGATAG
- the prkn gene encoding E3 ubiquitin-protein ligase parkin isoform X2, with protein sequence MIVFVRYNLAPGVAVELQAEARVAELKELVGRQQGVPPQELRVLFAGRELQSSASLQGCDLPEQSTVHVVLPPPDSSSSQLLLLQERLAVGREAERDRLTTLDLSSSRLPATCSGLAVILDGAGGGPTGEGQRREQQAAAPAGTRGTFFVYCKCCSSIQSGKLRVRCRSCRQMTLTLSRGPSCWDDVLLPGRIHGVCQSNGCQGHEAEFYMKCASHPTSEDDISVALDLILSNTRSVPCIGCTDVTDVVLVFQCLDRHVICLDCFHRYCQTRLNERQFVYDPVIGYSLPCAAGCQNSLIKEVHHFRILGDDQYGRYLQYGAEECLLTMGGMMCPSPGCGAGLLPPDGSRRVECDRRLGCGFVFCRDCREGYHEGPCEVLVAPPTGDASQGFVVGEEASQRGRWEQASLLLIQESTKPCPRCSVPVERNGKDPTEYQVTHGAPA encoded by the exons ATGATCG TGTTTGTGCGGTACAACCTGGCGCCCGGCGTGGCCGTGGAGCTGCAGGCGGAGGCCAGGGTGGCTGAGCTGAAGGAGCTGGTGGGGCGTCAGCAGGGAGTCCCTCCTCAGGAGCTCCGGGTTCTGTTTGCCGGCAGGGAGCTGCAAAGCTCCGCCTCCCTCCAG GGTTGTGACCTGCCTGAGCAGAGCACAGTCCATGTGGTGCTCCCCCCTCCcgactcctcctcctcccagctgctcctgctgcaggaGCGCCTGGCTGTGGGGAGGGAGGCGGAGCGGGACCGGCTGACCACGCTGGACCTCAGCTCTTCACGGCTTCCTGCCACCTGCTCAGGGCTGGCCGTCATCCTCGATGGGGCAGGAGGAGGACCGACAGGTGAAGGCCAGAGGAGAGAGCAGCAGGCTGCAGCTCCAGCAG GTACCCGTGGTACGTTCTTTGTGTACTGTAAATGCTGCTCTTCCATCCAGTCGGGGAAACTTCGTGTTCGCTGTAGGAGTTGCAGACAGATGACGCTGACACTCAGCAGG GGTCCGTCCTGCTGGGACGACGTTCTTCTCCCCGGACGAATCCATGGCGTCTGTCAGTCTAACGGCTGTCAGGGCCATGAGGCG GAGTTCTACATGAAATGTGCGTCTCACCCGACATCAGAGGACGACATCTCTGTGGCTCTGGACCTCATCCTGTCCAACACCAGGAGCGTGCCCTGCATCGGCTGCACCGACGTCAC GGACGTGGTTCTGGTCTTCCAGTGTTTGGACCGTCATGTGATCTGCCTTGACTGTTTCCATCGGTACTGCCAGACTCGGCTGAATGAGCGACAGTTTGTGTACGACCCAGTGATTGGATACTCACTGCCATGTGCAG CTGGCTGCCAAAACTCACTGATCAAAGAGGTGCATCACTTTAGGATCCTGGGAGATGATCAG TACGGCCGGTACCTGCAGTATGGCGCCGAGGAGTGTCTGCTGACCATGGGAGGAATGATGTGTCCCTCACCTGGCTGTGGGGCGGGGCTCCTCCCACCTGACGGCAGCAGGAGGGTGGAGTGCGACAGACGGCTGGGCTGCGGCTTTGTCTTCTGCAGGGACTGCAGGGAGGGTTACCACGAGGGGCCGTGTGAGGTCCTGGTAGCCCCGCCCACAGGTGACGCCTCACAG GGTTTtgtggtgggggaggaagcgtCTCAGAGAGGCCGATGGGAGCAGGCGTCTCTGCTGCTCATCCAGGAGTCGACTAAACCGTGCCCCCGCTGTTCGGTTCCTGTGGAGAGAAACGGTAAGGACCCCACTGAGTATCAGGTCACAC atggGGCCCCTGCATAG